The Hippocampus zosterae strain Florida chromosome 2, ASM2543408v3, whole genome shotgun sequence genome contains the following window.
GAGGCATTCAGTCTACCATCAAGAAAATCAGATACAGGTCAAATATGGGCAATAAATCCCATCTGAATTGCATCTGCCTGCAGTGTGAACCTCGCCATTGTCTAATAGAATGCCTGTGTTGGTGGGAGCATTAAATCGTATGCACAAGCACCAACGCGACCAGATGACATTCTTACTCACaggtgccaaaaaaaaagtgtgcgtgtgtgtgtgtgtgggggggggggggggggggggttatgcttTTATATTTGAAAGTTACCTTTTGTCTCTGCATCATATTGAGCAGGTCTCCAAAAGGTGACTCCTCTGGATTATCAAATGCCAGCAGTGCAAGCGTCCTCTCCATCTCAGTCAGACATTCTCGACTCTCCTCTCCCTGCTCTGCTAACTGGGACTGGGCAAATTCAAGGGCAGCTTCCGTTTCCCTCAAGCGAATTAGCTCAATaagatgctgctgctgcaaacaacaaattaaaaatatgcaaacatgaatcaaaacaacaattgtGAAGATGTCTGCTGAATGACACAAATATTATTTGTGGAATTTTGAAAACAGATGCATCTGAGGCTTAGGGAAGATGTCAACAACAGACCACAATACTTaaacacagaaagaaaaaaagcggtGGAAGTATCAATAAAGAAGAAACCGAGTTGTTGTAACAGGCTGTTGACTCAAAGGCACTTCTTAGAGCTCACACTGCAATGTGTAAAATTATCACAGTTGATAAAACTGACTCCTCCTCTAAATTGCCCATAAACTGGATGCAAGTCAGGACACAACAATCAACAACCGCTTCGAGACGTTGGCGGGAGTTTGGTTGGAAAAATATTATGAGGTTTTTTATAACCCCAGAGATGACCGGGAAATATAAACAAGGGCAGAGTGAGTGCTGGCGGTTATATGGACAGGACAGATCAGTAGATCATgcacacatattttggaaatgtcaaagGCTGAAAGGCTATTGGGAAGAGGTTTGGAGATAACTGAAAAAGATAATCAGTTATGAAATACCAAAGACCGGCTTAGTGATGTATCTGGGCGATATAAATCAAGGTAATGTATTACCGAGAGACGAGTACTTGGTAAAAGTGTTGCTGGTAGCCAGCAAGAAGGCCATAACAAGAACATGGTTGAAAACTGACCCGCCAACAAAGAACCTGTGGCTGGAAATAGTGGGAGAAATATTTGAGTTGGAAAGATTCACATACATATTAAGGGTCCAAGTAGGGAAGTTTAAAACGAGATGGGAAAAATGGGaggagtacaaaaacaaatgaatgagggaATGACACCACAAATCGGGATAGGTCACTATAGATTACGGATATAAATCCAACATGAGGGACACCTGTTATTGTTGATCACAACATTCTACTATTTTTAgttgtagggtttttttcttctttttttcccccaaatagtTTTGTATGTCATTTGTTGTTTCCTATGTTGAAGGGCCGTTACAGCCATGCATGGACGTTGTAGTGGAAACTAAACACGGGTGGAAATGAACGACGTCCTCTGTATTCATATGTTCAGATTTGTATGGTCCTATGTGTGGTTGAATTAATAAAAAtgctagttacaaaaaaaaaaactggaggcAAGTGtgaatggtgtttttttctatttgggCCCTGGAATTTGCTGGCAGCCAGTCCAACATATACAACTGCCTCTTGACCAAGTCCTACGAGTTGGGCTCTGGCTCAACCCAATGAAGACAAGTGGTAgagattgttttttaaatggatgaaaTTACCTGCAAGTGAAAGTAAAGGTAGCGATTAGTATCCAGCAGTTCCGGATGCAGACTGTTGATCAGCGCAATGGCATCCTGGATCTGCCCCTTCAGAATCATTTCTCTAATCTTTATTCTCTCGTCAAGGGATTCCAAGTCCACACTTGGCTCAATCCCAGACTCCATTCTGAACTTCTCCGCCGCCTCCTTGAAGCCCTctgttgccaaaaaaaaaaaaaaaaagatgccatgttctctgcttttgttttgcGTTCTAGGTTCATGGAAATTCATTTTGATTACCGCACCTGTCACCAAATAGTTCATAATAAGTCTGTTCATATCAGCTCGCTGAATGTGGACATTGTtgagtttatccatccattcgtcCCTCGTGATGTCGTCTGGTTTCTCTGCATAACTCATGATGATAAAGCCTTAAATACAGGGAATACAAGTGGTCTGAGGTAACAGTCTGAagcaaaatattattattttaaacgaTAACCCCGTCGTTTTAACAGTAACAGCACCGGAAATGTACAGTCAGGCCTAtgataaaaacacaacaatgaagCCTGGCTACAGCATAGCACCAAGTACAAACTAAATTAATTCGCTTCGTGGGCTCAAAACAAACCAGAACCCTCTGGAACGGGTGTCCACCCATAGCGCAGACCAACAATTATTTCGTTCCCGGATAAAAAGGCATTGACAATACCTTCAAACGAGTCGCTTCTGTTCAGCATTAGCAACTTTCCACTAGGATTCAACGACGGaagcttcttcttctccttcttcttcttctgcctcTGCCCGAGCTGTTTATTAGGTGCGCCTAGGACAGCACATCACTGCACCCCCTAGCTTTGACTTTCAGTTACTGCGACAGGACGAAACCAATCTGAACAAAAGTACCCACATTCTGGATTTAAAGCAGAagtagatattcattcattcattcattttccgaaccgcttaatcctcgctagggatcccagctgtcttcaggcagtaggcgggtgacaccctgagtcggttgccggccaatcgcagggcacacggagacgaacacaaacccacgcccacactcacacttagggacaatttagagcaggggtgtccaaactttttgccaagggggccagattttatgtggtaaaatgtcggtgggccgaccttggctgacattctttacattgaacaacaatattgttcaacaaattttagtaagccagtctgtttcacatttccatttttattttaatttcaacaatcttaagaatttcttttggttcatttgaaacaggtatctcacatgcaactgctcattcacttgactttttcttaaacagaagtctcctgagtgcaaattgattgatttgaaacataagatgtatcaccatgacttttcaatagtcacaaaacctttgactcgaacaacagggaaatgaacaagcaatacacatatccacaactgcaaggatcatttgaaatatgacatatcagtcaatataaacacggagtgatgtcttgttaactcgtgagtgatgccctctagtgtctaaatgctattactcatttagtgaatgctattactcatttagccactagagggaagcagtactctatgaaacatcactcaccagtctacgagacctcagtcaatgcaacacgtgttccattgatttttccactgattttatgacaggggccgagggccggatgaaattcgaccgcgggccggatttggcccgcgggccggactttggacatgaatgatttagcgtgttcaatcagccttccatgcgattctttgcaatgtgggaggaaaccagagtatccggagaaaacccacgcaggcccagggagaatatgcaaaatccacttagggaggccagagctggaatcgaaccaggtacctctgcactgtgaagtcgacgtgcaaaCCAAATATCGCACGCCGGTAGTCCGGGCCGCCCGCAGAAGTAGATATTTGCATTAAAAAGGTCGCTAATAAAGTCATAAGCACTGATTCGACTCTTCTACTTAAATAATAGGAAGTActctgaaatgtatttaaattcaaagtaaaaaagtgcaaacacatttttactgtCAACATACAACACCTGTTCTGATCATTTGATTGGCACAGTGGCGGCCTGAGTTTGAATGGCCCGTGCTAACCCCACATCCCCTGCCCAGGCCCCATCAACAATACCCACCAGAAGAAGCAACACTGCACTGAATGAGGCGGCAGTATAACAAGACAATACCAATCTTTGGACGCGGAGGACATGGATAAGAGTCCCGCTACACGCAAAAATGTGGATGATGATGCTTGGGTTCTCCTGTGATTGGCAGTTTTTCAATGAGCAAATTGTGCATCGTTCTAGGAAACTGAAGGTTGCACTTTCTCTCTAGAATGCCAAACTAGGAAATAACATGCAGTAATTTTCCACCTAATAGTATGACAAGAGAAATCTATGCAGGTACTTGGTATATCCCGTTAATAAATTTGTAATGGATGTTGGCggttacatggtcatttttttatgacaacACCAGTCAATAAATGTTTATCCATCAACCCATccataacaataataaacataatgGGCAGCACGGTTAATCacctggttagcacatccgtctcacagtgcagaggtgaggGGTTCGATTCATgattccagccttcctgtgtggagtttgcatgttctccccattctccaggtactcctgtttcctcccacgttcgaAAGACATGCATTCCAAATTGtctttaggtgtgattgtgactgtTAAagattgtttgtctttgtgtgccctacaattggctggcaaccagttcagggtgtaccccgccaactgcccaaagacggctgagaCAGGCCCCAGCACGCCTGATACCACTGTGGGGATAagcagatttgaaaatggattaataataataataataataataataataataataataataataataataataataataataataataataataataactattgCTGTTCTTGCAATAATATAATAAGAAATATAGCAATTACGATTTAGGGGTTAGGTTTGgcaagaagtgtttttttttcagaaacgtcatgctataaattacaatgaaTGGGAAAAAATCGTATTGCGCAAggttttataggtcaaactcAAACAAACAATTAAGAGAAACAAAAGCCTAATGTgctaaaaaaagtaaatagccACTGTCACAAATATGTTAGAATATGAAGGAATTTCTGaaaattttttatatatatatatatatatatattcattcattcattcatcttccgagccgcttgatcctcactagggtcgcggggggtgctggagcctatcccagctgtcttcgggcagtaggcgggggacaccctgaatcggttgccagccaatcgcggggcatatatatatatatatatatatatatatatatatatatatatatatatatatatatatatatatatatatatatatatatataataattaattgATATATTTGTTGTGTTACATGTTTAGTTTTATTGGACGTTTTTCTACGAATCCCCTGTCAATGAATTGCGAGTACAATATGAGTTTAGGAAAAGTCCACagggaagaggggaaaaaaacaagttgacATGCCCCGCCTTTTTCCTGAGAAGCCTCTCGGTGGTGCTGTGACTATGGCAACGGAGCGCCGAAACATGCTGCACAAAGTCAATGGGGAAACAATCAAAAGGATTCCACTGTAAAATAGAAGCGCTGCAAAGTCTATGTGAACGAAAAGGCACTTCAAAGGTAAGTAGCCTtcgagaaaaaaacatttatggaaGATCACGTGTTCAATCGTGGGGGAAAATGCCTCTGTACATGTGCTTCTCTTAttgaataacaataaaaaccTGTTGCTAAGAATAATACTGTACTTTGTTGCTAGAAATGTCGGCGAAGCAGAGACACACAAATCACAATCAACTCCTGGAACAGCGGTGGAAGAAAGTGCAACAACAACGACTCCATTTACCAATGTATGTTTGTACTCCCTTTACAGTTATTCTTGGGAAAAGTACTCATTCTGATTTTCAGCAGAAATACTAGATCCGAAAGGTAcgcaatattttaaaatagcagcaatgcaaaaaataaaataaataaataataataataataatgatgataataataataataataataataataataataataataataataataataataataataacaaacaaacaaacaaacaaacagagctTGATCACAGCAGTTGCTTTCTGGCCACCAAGaagttgacctcacagtggagaggttcgattccagctctggtcttcctgtatggagtttgcatgttcttcccatgcctgtgtgggttttctccaggtacaccggtttcctcccacattccagaaacatgcatggcaggctgattaaacactctaaattgtcacaaggtgtgagtttgagcgtgAATGcttatttgtctgtgtgtgccctgcaattggctggcaaccggttcaaggtgtcacccgcctactgcctcaagaccgctgggataggctccagcacgccctgtgaccgttgtgaggatgaagtggttcggaaaatgaatgaatgaataaaaaaataaaaaaatactcgtCTCACCctttgggtggtgtccgtccctcattcagctcgggtcctctaccagaggccaggaagcttgagggttctgcgcagaatccttgctgttcccagcactgcacatttctggactgagatgtccgatgt
Protein-coding sequences here:
- the LOC127595246 gene encoding glucose-induced degradation protein 8-B homolog, with the protein product MLNRSDSFEGFIIMSYAEKPDDITRDEWMDKLNNVHIQRADMNRLIMNYLVTEGFKEAAEKFRMESGIEPSVDLESLDERIKIREMILKGQIQDAIALINSLHPELLDTNRYLYFHLQQQHLIELIRLRETEAALEFAQSQLAEQGEESRECLTEMERTLALLAFDNPEESPFGDLLNMMQRQKVWSEVNQSVLDYENRESTPKLAKLLKLLLWAQNELDQKKVKYPKMTDLSKGTIEEPK